The nucleotide window CTTCAATTTTCCTTAGTCAACAAATGATTCTGCGAAGTTTTCTGCAAATTCTGCAAATACTTTTCGTACTGCATCAACGAACCCTGATTCATATTCAACCAATTCTGTCTATTTTGTATTTCGAAATGTTTCAAAAACATCGCGTGCTGTATAGCCGCCAATTGATTACCGGGATGATTCAAACCGTAATTCAAATTAGCCGTCAATTGCGCCAAATTCTGGATACTGTATCTCTCCAATATCTGATTAGGATTAAGAGGAGTCGTCTGCGAAGTACTGCTGCTACTCGACGACGGTTTCGGCGGCGATACGCTCGAAGTCGCTAAATGCCCCGACGGGGGTTTATTCGACTTCGGGGAGTAAGTGTTGACTTTCAATTGTTCCATCATCGGGGCGTACATGTGTTTTATCATCGGCGACGATTTTggcgacgacgacgacgacgacgacgacgacgctTCGTCTTTTTTGGTAACAGCGCCGCCTTTACTCGGACCAACGGATATCGTGTAATTCAATCCTAAGGCGTTCGAATGTAAATTGTTCAAAGTAGTTTGACATTTCCGTTTATCCACCGCGTCCGATATCGAATTTTTACTATTCGATAATCTCGGTATCGGTATTTTAGGTGtagtcgtcgtcgtcgtcgtcatcgtcgtcgtcgtcgtcgtcgtcgaaTCTATTTGATTCTTCTCCATTTccattttcgtttttttatacaacttcGTCGTTATCTCCATCAAATTCCtcttgttattattattattattagaagtgCTTGTAACTTCGTTGTTAGATTCTTTTTCCGGCGACGAAATATCCGGTTTTTTAATGGATTcttcgaatattttttgaaatgattgCGGCGATCTGggattcaatttattttctttcggTACGTTGAGGAGTTTGTTGGTTAATTCAGGTACTGGTGATGGTTGTATATTGAATTTAGTCGGTTTCGTAGGAATGGAAAATTCTTGTTTCGGTCCGATTATTTGGGAAACCGTCGTCGATATCGGGattttttcggttaaacttttcgCTATTTCCGCCAAATCTTCGTCGACTTTTTGTTCGCTATCCGCGTTTATGCGGAAATTCGTATCTTCTTTAATCGGTTTAGTTTCGTCgggtaattttaatatttcgatGTAATTTTTCACCGGCGGTATCATCGGGGTGGGTTTATTCGTTTCCGTAccgttttttattgttattgataaCGAAGATGGTATTTTGCAATTTTCTATTAAAGATTGTAAACCGGGCGTTGATAATTTCGGtttgttttgtaatattatTCTCGTTACCGGTTTCTTTtccgtttttgatttttttaaaggaGATTCTCGTTTAGGGGGActcgaaatttttctttttgtcgtttcttctttattttttaatttcggaCTAGTTTTTGCGGTTAATTCGaacgttttcaaaaatttgattttttcttcgttttccGTACTATCGTTTTCTGTTTcgagttttttattattatcgttGCTTTtaactgtttgttttattatattaaaaccGAGAGATTGTCCGTCTTTATTggaaagtttttgaattttcgtGATTATTTCCATGTTATTGCTTCTATTCAGCGTTATATTCGTATAAACGGaattcttttgattttgtacgttattttttaaatgtccCGATACTTCCGGTTTCActacactattttttatttcgtttgtaTTTATAACACTTATATCTTCTTTTATCGCGTTATCCTTTTCGGGAtccttctttattttcaaaacgaaaCGTTTCGTACTTTCTTCTGTATTCTCTTGATAATTATCACTGTTTATTTTAGTTTCTTCTTTCACTTTAACATTTTCTTTGTTACTATTTAATTGTTGCTCGCCGATTTTGTCGCTATTAATTTCACAATCACTTGTTTCCGctttaatttttgtgtttattttatcACAACCGTTGCTTTGCACTTTGTTGTCTTGTTGTTTGATCgctttcgaatttttcttgttcAAAACGTGTTCCTTTCTTCTAGAAGCCGCTCCATTGTTTCTGGAAGATCTCAAAGGTAATTGTACCAACGTTTCGTTGGTATTTTTGGAATCGAAATAATCGAATCGTTCGGAGACTTTATTCAAATCGGTTATGCGGAAAAAGAATTTCATCGGTTCGTTctgtaacaaattaaagtttctaaatacattatacgaaacaaaaaaaaattaatcattccCTTACCCTTTTCCACGAATAGATATAAGCGATATCTATCAAAGTATAATGGTCGGGAAGAGGTactcttttatataaaatgtcaatctgaaaaaaaaaaaaatacgaatcgtaagtaaaacaaaaaaagataaaacaccgTTTAAAACTTACGTAAAACAAACTGGTAtctacattatatttatttctaacaaATTTCTTCAATACGTCAACTCGACACATCCCTGGACACTGCAAATACCGTTTCATGTGAGTTTGGTTGTCTTCTATAGATATTTCGTCGTTTTTATCAACGTCGTTTTTTATACCAGGTAGTTTTATAGCTCCTGGTGAAGAATCCGAACTGCAACAACGAAAAACTATTTCATACAACAACTTTATactaaatcaatatttattttcctaacccttttcattcaaattgattaattgatatttttttttctattttgcacATATTACATAGTCATCAAGATACGGGTGACGTACCTAGTAAGCTCCGATACGAAGTTTTAATATTGGCGATGACAACCTGTCActgtcaaacaaaaaaaaagacaaaatttcttttttgatgatgattttttatgaagtaTAATGATTTTGACAGAAATGGGTATTTTGTGAATGGTAAAAGCGACAAACAAATATCGAAAACTATAAACATAACCTATAtaaatataacctaacctaacctaacctcaaaattttagctgttattatttgttgtatttttttcgtACGCGTATGATCAATTATTGCAAATTTCAAACTagaaatatacgagggttgctactgaAGTTATAtcgacaaataaaaacaaaatatttataattggatatagtttttttgtttttaaaaatattctccatgaagattaatacacttttgcatgatTTTCATcgcatcaactgcttcttcaggtgtagaaaaacgtccGAACTCacaatttatttacttttgtgCCAAATGACTCAagaattcgatgttttgactattcaaaaaggTTTTTGTTTGTACCAATATGTAAGAACTCGTTGTGCATCGTTACAACgaccgattttggacgacctttaCGAAATTTATTCTGTACTAAAgcgcgaccacgattgaattccgAAAATCAGCAAAATACGGTGGCTGGTGATGGttcttcatcaccaaaagtcgataCGAGTTGATCGGTACGCGAAAATATTCGTGATTTATCAAAAGTATCTGTAAACTACTCAAATAGCCCTCGtatgagtacgttcaccattaaaaatgtcaaatttgacatttctacatcagtgttgccatatctcaaaatttaagtagcaacctttATATGGAGttcaattaaatgaaaaaaatatttaaactacaaccatttttattattgtgaacCACAAGATGGATGATTTTTTAACTTCACTCAGCATTTCAAAATTAGGCAAGCgtcataatttcatttat belongs to Diorhabda carinulata isolate Delta chromosome X, icDioCari1.1, whole genome shotgun sequence and includes:
- the LOC130900938 gene encoding polycomb group protein Psc-like, encoding MEQQQIKQRPEKIKLTEINPYLTCYLCKGYLIDATTISECLHSFCRSCIIKFLQDNSYCPICEVIINKAKPNLKLDKTLQDIVYKLVPELFLKEMTRRKQYYQQYPQIAARVSPEERGEDTERTIFNPQDCISLSMEYVSSDSSPGAIKLPGIKNDVDKNDEISIEDNQTHMKRYLQCPGMCRVDVLKKFVRNKYNVDTSLFYIDILYKRVPLPDHYTLIDIAYIYSWKRNEPMKFFFRITDLNKVSERFDYFDSKNTNETLVQLPLRSSRNNGAASRRKEHVLNKKNSKAIKQQDNKVQSNGCDKINTKIKAETSDCEINSDKIGEQQLNSNKENVKVKEETKINSDNYQENTEESTKRFVLKIKKDPEKDNAIKEDISVINTNEIKNSVVKPEVSGHLKNNVQNQKNSVYTNITLNRSNNMEIITKIQKLSNKDGQSLGFNIIKQTVKSNDNNKKLETENDSTENEEKIKFLKTFELTAKTSPKLKNKEETTKRKISSPPKRESPLKKSKTEKKPVTRIILQNKPKLSTPGLQSLIENCKIPSSLSITIKNGTETNKPTPMIPPVKNYIEILKLPDETKPIKEDTNFRINADSEQKVDEDLAEIAKSLTEKIPISTTVSQIIGPKQEFSIPTKPTKFNIQPSPVPELTNKLLNVPKENKLNPRSPQSFQKIFEESIKKPDISSPEKESNNEVTSTSNNNNNNKRNLMEITTKLYKKTKMEMEKNQIDSTTTTTTTMTTTTTTTPKIPIPRLSNSKNSISDAVDKRKCQTTLNNLHSNALGLNYTISVGPSKGGAVTKKDEASSSSSSSSSPKSSPMIKHMYAPMMEQLKVNTYSPKSNKPPSGHLATSSVSPPKPSSSSSSTSQTTPLNPNQILERYSIQNLAQLTANLNYGLNHPGNQLAAIQHAMFLKHFEIQNRQNWLNMNQGSLMQYEKYLQNLQKTSQNHLLTKEN